In the genome of Actinomadura graeca, one region contains:
- a CDS encoding enoyl-CoA hydratase/isomerase family protein — translation MSEHEATRVLTLDRPEARNAIDVPAREALRDELRRAVDDPAVRAVVLTGAGGTFCAGGDVRSMEGAAPDTVRARLAPLHDVVRLIAAGGTPVVAAVEGTAAGLGVSLAAVCDHVVTAEDARFVAAFGRIGLVPDGGLLWTLPRRVGSGAARDMLLFGAPVPASRAYEIGLADSLAPPGGALDAALERAAGAAALAPLAVAAAKRVLAGDDGLERLLEAECAEQAALFATADFAEGRAAFAGRRTPRFEGR, via the coding sequence GTGTCCGAGCACGAGGCGACCCGGGTGCTGACGCTCGACCGCCCGGAGGCCCGCAACGCGATCGACGTCCCGGCGCGTGAAGCCCTCCGGGACGAGCTCCGGCGCGCGGTGGACGATCCCGCCGTGCGGGCCGTCGTGCTGACCGGCGCCGGAGGCACGTTCTGCGCGGGCGGGGACGTCCGTTCCATGGAGGGCGCGGCCCCGGACACGGTGCGGGCGCGGCTCGCGCCGCTGCACGACGTGGTCCGGCTGATCGCCGCGGGCGGGACGCCCGTGGTGGCGGCCGTCGAGGGCACCGCCGCCGGGCTGGGCGTCTCCCTCGCCGCGGTCTGCGACCACGTGGTCACCGCCGAGGACGCCAGGTTCGTCGCGGCGTTCGGCAGGATCGGCCTCGTCCCGGACGGCGGGCTCCTCTGGACGCTCCCGCGGCGGGTCGGGTCGGGCGCCGCCAGGGACATGCTGCTCTTCGGCGCGCCCGTGCCCGCGTCCCGCGCCTACGAGATCGGCCTGGCCGACTCGCTCGCCCCGCCCGGTGGCGCGCTGGACGCCGCGCTGGAACGCGCCGCCGGGGCCGCCGCCCTCGCCCCGCTGGCGGTCGCCGCCGCCAAACGCGTGCTCGCCGGTGACGACGGGCTGGAGCGGCTCCTGGAGGCCGAGTGCGCGGAGCAGGCGGCCCTGTTCGCAACCGCCGACTTCGCCGAGGGACGCGCCGCGTTCGCCGGGCGCAGGACGCCCCGTTTCGAGGGCCGCTGA
- a CDS encoding aldo/keto reductase codes for MRNRDFAGTPVGAVGLGCMGMSWAYAESERDDEASAALIREALDLGVTFLDTAQVYGDGHNEELVGRALAGRRDEAVLATKTGLVVADMATRSIVRRGTPEHVVASAEDSLRRLRTDVIDLYYLHRVDPDVPLADTWGAMAELVAAGKVRHLGLSEVSVAQAAEAHAVHPVAAVQSELSLWTRDAMGEPGGGAAGDGVGSIAGAGEAGDVVGWCAAHGAAFVPFSPLGRGFLTGTVTTSEFEATDFRGINPRFQEEALKANLRIVDVVRAVADGHGATPAQVAIAWTLAQGDHVIPIPGTKKERYLRDNAGAAGLELTGADLAALDAVPAAVGGRY; via the coding sequence ATGAGGAACCGGGACTTCGCCGGAACGCCGGTGGGCGCGGTCGGCCTGGGGTGCATGGGGATGAGCTGGGCGTACGCCGAGTCCGAGCGCGACGACGAGGCGTCGGCCGCGCTGATCCGCGAGGCCCTCGACCTCGGCGTGACGTTCCTGGACACCGCCCAGGTTTACGGCGACGGTCACAACGAGGAGTTAGTGGGCCGCGCGCTCGCCGGCCGGCGGGACGAGGCGGTCCTCGCCACCAAGACCGGCCTGGTCGTCGCGGACATGGCGACCAGGAGCATCGTCCGGCGGGGCACGCCCGAGCACGTCGTCGCGTCCGCCGAGGACAGCCTGCGCCGTCTCCGCACCGACGTGATCGACCTCTACTACCTGCACCGCGTCGACCCGGACGTGCCGCTGGCCGACACCTGGGGCGCCATGGCGGAGCTGGTCGCGGCGGGCAAGGTCCGCCACCTCGGCCTGTCGGAGGTCAGCGTCGCGCAGGCCGCCGAGGCGCACGCCGTCCACCCGGTCGCAGCCGTCCAGTCGGAGCTGTCGCTGTGGACGCGCGACGCCATGGGCGAGCCCGGCGGGGGCGCGGCGGGCGACGGCGTGGGCTCCATCGCCGGGGCGGGCGAGGCGGGCGACGTCGTCGGCTGGTGCGCCGCCCACGGCGCGGCGTTCGTGCCGTTCTCGCCGCTGGGCCGGGGCTTTTTAACCGGGACCGTGACCACCTCCGAGTTCGAGGCCACCGACTTCCGGGGCATCAACCCGCGCTTCCAGGAGGAGGCGCTGAAGGCCAATCTGCGGATCGTCGACGTCGTCAGGGCGGTCGCGGACGGCCACGGTGCCACCCCGGCCCAGGTCGCCATCGCCTGGACGCTCGCGCAGGGCGACCACGTCATCCCGATCCCCGGGACCAAGAAGGAGCGCTACCTGCGCGACAACGCCGGCGCCGCCGGCCTGGAACTGACCGGCGCCGACCTCGCGGCGCTGGACGCCGTGCCCGCCGCCGTCGGCGGACGCTACTGA
- a CDS encoding AraC family transcriptional regulator: MDILDDLLSGVRARGAVFCRSVAEPPWAVRFDAPAPLALGTMLSGEAWLVPDGGRPLPVRQGDIVLTRGGTPFTAGDHPDTPPQIVVLDSERCYATADGPAAPRRDYRLGPRTYGFTADGSDLFVTAEYPMRGDVCERLLSALPELAVVPWQREFAPLLDLLAAEVAREEPGQQIILDRLLDMLLVRALRAWFARPDAAPPAGYRALGDPRIGLALRLLHERPAGPWTVASLAAETGMSRAVFARRFTELVGSPPLAYLTEWRMTLAADLLRERGASVASVARRVGYADGFAFSNAFKRVRGVAPSTVLRARDVDSPAP, translated from the coding sequence ATGGACATCCTCGACGACCTGCTCTCGGGCGTGCGGGCCCGGGGCGCCGTGTTCTGCCGGTCGGTCGCCGAGCCGCCGTGGGCGGTGCGGTTCGACGCCCCCGCGCCGCTCGCGCTCGGCACCATGCTCAGCGGCGAGGCGTGGCTCGTGCCCGACGGTGGGCGGCCCCTCCCGGTCCGGCAGGGAGACATCGTCCTGACGCGCGGCGGGACGCCGTTCACGGCCGGGGACCATCCGGACACACCGCCGCAGATCGTGGTCCTCGACTCCGAGCGCTGCTACGCGACCGCCGACGGCCCGGCCGCCCCCCGGCGCGACTACCGGCTCGGCCCGCGCACCTACGGCTTCACCGCCGACGGATCGGACCTGTTCGTCACGGCCGAGTACCCGATGCGCGGCGACGTGTGCGAGCGGCTGCTCTCGGCGCTGCCGGAGCTGGCCGTCGTCCCGTGGCAGCGGGAGTTCGCGCCGCTGCTCGACCTGCTGGCGGCCGAGGTCGCCCGCGAGGAGCCGGGCCAGCAGATCATCCTCGACCGGCTCCTCGACATGCTGCTGGTGCGGGCGCTGCGCGCGTGGTTCGCACGCCCGGACGCGGCGCCGCCCGCCGGGTACCGGGCCCTCGGCGACCCGCGGATCGGGCTCGCGCTGCGGCTCCTGCACGAGCGGCCCGCCGGGCCGTGGACGGTGGCGTCCCTCGCCGCCGAGACGGGCATGTCCCGCGCGGTGTTCGCGCGCCGCTTCACCGAGCTGGTCGGCAGCCCGCCGCTCGCCTACCTCACCGAGTGGCGGATGACGCTGGCCGCCGACCTGCTGCGCGAGCGCGGCGCCAGCGTCGCCTCGGTCGCGCGGCGGGTCGGCTACGCCGACGGGTTCGCGTTCAGCAACGCCTTCAAGCGCGTCCGCGGCGTCGCCCCGAGCACCGTCCTGCGCGCCCGGGACGTGGACAGCCCAGCGCCCTGA
- a CDS encoding NAD(P)H-binding protein, producing the protein MTDAPILVLGARGKTGRRVTARLRDRGLAVRAASRTTGTRFEWADRSTWGPALEGAGAVYLVPMNEHVRQEAVSEFTGEAAAAGVRRLVLLSARGVDGRPMPEQEPAERAVREAGAQWTILRPAWFNQNFSEDFLLSPLLGGDLALPAGEGREAFVDVADIADIAVAALTGDGHDGRTYELTGPEPLSFREVVRTVAAASGRDIRYTPLEVPEFKARLEADAVPGPLIEILARLLAGIADGTGDRVTGDVRNVLGREPRPFAEYVKEAAAAGAWSGPA; encoded by the coding sequence ATGACCGATGCACCGATCCTCGTCCTCGGCGCCCGCGGCAAGACCGGACGCCGGGTGACCGCACGCCTCCGGGACCGCGGGCTGGCCGTCCGCGCCGCGTCCCGCACGACCGGGACCCGCTTCGAATGGGCCGACCGCTCCACCTGGGGCCCGGCGCTGGAGGGCGCGGGCGCCGTGTACCTCGTCCCGATGAACGAGCACGTCCGCCAGGAAGCCGTCTCCGAATTCACCGGCGAGGCCGCGGCCGCCGGAGTGCGGCGGCTCGTCCTGCTGTCCGCGCGCGGCGTGGACGGGCGGCCCATGCCCGAGCAGGAGCCCGCCGAGCGCGCCGTCCGGGAGGCCGGCGCGCAATGGACGATCCTGCGCCCCGCGTGGTTCAACCAGAACTTCAGCGAGGACTTCCTGCTCTCCCCGCTGCTCGGCGGAGACCTGGCACTGCCCGCGGGGGAGGGCCGGGAGGCGTTCGTCGACGTGGCGGACATCGCCGACATCGCGGTCGCCGCGCTCACCGGCGACGGCCACGACGGGCGGACCTATGAGCTGACCGGCCCGGAGCCGCTGTCGTTCCGGGAGGTCGTCCGGACGGTCGCGGCCGCGTCGGGCCGCGACATCCGCTACACGCCGCTGGAGGTGCCCGAGTTCAAGGCGAGACTGGAGGCGGACGCGGTCCCCGGCCCGTTGATCGAGATCCTCGCGAGGCTGCTGGCGGGGATCGCCGACGGCACGGGCGACCGCGTGACCGGCGACGTGCGGAATGTGCTCGGCCGTGAGCCGCGCCCGTTCGCCGAGTACGTCAAGGAGGCCGCGGCCGCCGGTGCCTGGAGCGGCCCGGCCTAG